The following coding sequences lie in one Sphingomonas sp. M1-B02 genomic window:
- a CDS encoding DUF892 family protein has protein sequence MNHYGIAGFGTAASFAGTLGLKKAAKALDKATKGIYSGDVYVTKLAEMTVNVDAEDS, from the coding sequence ATGAACCATTATGGCATCGCCGGGTTTGGCACCGCCGCTTCCTTTGCCGGGACGCTCGGCTTGAAAAAGGCGGCCAAAGCGCTCGATAAAGCCACGAAGGGAATTTACAGCGGCGACGTATATGTAACAAAGCTAGCCGAGATGACCGTCAACGTCGATGCAGAAGACTCGTGA
- a CDS encoding mechanosensitive ion channel family protein has translation MSGTFQDVALVWGLKIVYAGAVLGVGIWLAFFISRFAKKQTVKNPRIDSTLGTFLSRMVRYVIIIVVVIVVLQMFGVQTASLVAIVGASALAVGLALQGTLGNVASGIMVALIRPYHIGDFVEINGKEGLVTDLNLFFTELATLDDRRILVPNGQAVSNPIINFTTHGRRRCVIIFGVGYEDDLDKVIEVLHQIMTTDRRALDTPSAWFGVESLGDFSVNVSARVWVGTNNYLDYRADMIKAVKEAFDREGIEMPYPHAVEMSKGELQMRQAPIKPAIISDQSQAKVEPD, from the coding sequence ATGAGTGGAACCTTCCAAGACGTCGCCCTCGTATGGGGACTGAAGATTGTTTACGCTGGCGCAGTCCTCGGCGTCGGCATCTGGCTTGCGTTCTTTATTTCGCGGTTCGCAAAAAAGCAGACGGTAAAGAATCCAAGAATAGACAGCACGCTTGGGACATTTCTGTCCAGAATGGTGCGGTACGTTATCATCATCGTCGTCGTGATTGTCGTGCTCCAGATGTTTGGAGTTCAGACTGCCAGCCTCGTCGCTATAGTCGGGGCGAGTGCACTGGCAGTTGGCTTGGCGCTACAGGGGACCTTGGGGAATGTCGCATCCGGGATCATGGTTGCGCTGATACGCCCCTATCACATCGGAGACTTCGTAGAAATCAACGGAAAGGAAGGACTGGTTACGGATTTAAACCTGTTCTTCACTGAGCTGGCGACGCTGGATGACAGGCGCATTCTGGTTCCGAACGGACAGGCGGTATCCAATCCTATTATTAATTTCACCACCCACGGGCGGCGTCGATGCGTCATAATTTTCGGGGTCGGCTACGAGGATGACCTCGACAAAGTGATAGAGGTCTTGCACCAAATCATGACTACCGACCGTCGGGCCCTCGACACTCCGTCGGCCTGGTTCGGGGTAGAAAGCCTAGGCGATTTCTCGGTGAACGTGTCTGCTAGGGTTTGGGTCGGCACAAATAATTATCTCGATTATCGTGCTGACATGATCAAGGCAGTTAAGGAGGCATTTGATCGGGAAGGGATCGAAATGCCCTATCCGCATGCGGTCGAGATGAGCAAAGGCGAGTTGCAAATGCGCCAGGCACCAATCAAGCCGGCAATCATTTCAGATCAGTCTCAGGCGAAAGTGGAACCGGACTGA